In the Cylindrospermopsis raciborskii Cr2010 genome, TTTATAATAGTCGGTTAGAAACCGACTTAATGTACCCTACAATAAATCAGCGAGTCTCTCCCTGAGAATCTGAGCTTGTTTTTCTGCTTCTGCTAGAGTATCTCTAGCGGTTTGCACCACAGCTGGGGGAGCTTTGTCAACAAAGTTAGGATTATTCAACCTTCCAGTTAAAGCATCTATTTCTGCTTGCACTTTACCTAGGCTTTTTTCCAATTTGGCTCGCAACACCTCCACATCAACCACCCCAGTTAGGGGAATTACTATCTGTACTGTACCTACCACACCTGAAATCGAATTTTCCTTCACACTGACGCTAGGTTCTGTGGATTCTGTAGATTTGGTTTCCGATGCTGGTGTTTGTGAGGGAGCTGGAAGGTATTTGTGCAAAAATTCCCGTCTGGCTTTCCAATTGACCAAATGACGCAAAACAAACCAAACTACATAAAACAAACCCACAGCTTCAAATAAAGCTCCAAAAAGTGGTACACTCAATAGTGTATTGCCCACAAAAAAGGCAACTTTGAGTATCACCAACACACCCAAAATTATGGCTAGGGTTCTGAAATTATCCCAATAGGGACTGCTGAAAATCTCGCTATTCTTGAAGATATTCCCGAGATTATTCGCGATATTAGTCCCTACATCAGTTCCTACATTAACTTCTGGTTCTTCCTCAATCCCCTTAGTCCCTTGAGGAATATTAATAGTTAAAGTTTCCACCTTAGCTAGGTCTTTGATATAATCTTGCCCAACAACTAAAATTGCTCTTTCCTTTTCGCTATCACTTTCTAAATTAGCAGTTATTTTTGCCCCAGGTTTAACATCAGCTTCCGCACGCAAATTGCGAATATTACGAATGGTAGCAATCAATAAATCAAACTGCTCTTCTAACTCAGAATCAATTAATTTATCATCCGCTTCTGGATAACTTTGCAAGGCTAAAAATTGCCGGTTGTCTATTGGTTGTTGGGTGAGGGTTTGCCAAATTTCTTCCGTAATATGGGGCATGAAAGGATGTAATAACTTTAACACTCCCGATAAAACTAAGGCCAGTATTTGCTGGGCAGTTTTCCGAGATACGGGATCTGCATCCTTTTGTAATCTGGATTTTACCAGTTCAATATACCAATCACAAAAGTCTCCCCAAATAAATTCATACAACCCTTTAGCTGCTTCCCCTAACCCATAATTATCAATATGGTTATTGGTTTGTTTTACCACTTGATGATAACGGGAAAGAATCCATCTATCACTTAGTTCTATCCCTTGGGGTTCCCCCAACTGCTCCGGTGTTTGTCCATCCAAATTCATCATCACAAATCTGGCCGCATTCCATAATTTATTAGCAAAATTACGAGATGCTTCTACTGAAACTGACTCATCCTTTTTACGGTCATATTCTAAACGAATATCTTGACCTGCACCAACCACTTCTTTTACTAGGGTGTAACGTAAAGCGTCCGTACCATATTTGTCAATCAACAATAATGGATCAATCCCATTATTAGCTGACTTGGACATTTTCTTGTTGTTCTCATCTCGGACAAGACCATGGATATACACAGTTTGGAAAGGCATTTTTCCGGTGAAATGTCCAGCCATCATGGTCATTCTTGCTACCCAGAAAAATATAATGTCAAAGCCCGTAACTAGAGTAGTTGTGGGGTAATATGTGTCAAGATCCTGGGTTTTTTCTGGCCATCCCAGGGTAGAAAATGGCCATAACCCAGAGGAGAACCATGTGTCTAATACATCCGGATCTTGAATTAGTTGCACATTTTCACACCCTAAAGCTCGGGCCTTTTCTAATGCTTCCATTTCGTTGTGAGCCACAAAATAGGGTGTGCTGTCGGTAATTTCTCCCCCAGTTTCACTCACAGCATACCAAGCGGGAATTTGATGACCCCACCACAACTGACGGGAAATACACCAGTCCCTTAGATTAACTAACCAGTCACGATATACTTTTCCCCACCTCTGGGGGACAAATTCCGGTGAGTTCTCTTGGTCTAGGAACTCTAGGGTTTTGTCCGCTAAAGGACGAATTTTCACAAACCACTGGGTAGAAAGTAGGGGCTCAACAGGAACTTTACCGCGATCGCTATAAGGTACTGTGTGTTTATATTC is a window encoding:
- a CDS encoding valine--tRNA ligase encodes the protein MTAITNLPSLYEPFSTEAKWQTSWEENQIYKANPNHPGVPYCVVIPPPNVTGSLHMGHAFESALIDALVRYHRMKGRNTLWLPGTDHASIAVQTILEKKLKSEGKNRYELGREKFLERAWQWKAESGGTIINQLRRLGVSVDWSRERFTLDEGLSKAVLEAFIKLYEEGLIYRSNYLVNWCPASQSAVSDLEVEPKEVNGNLWHFRYYLTDGTGYVEVATTRPETMLGDTAVAVNPEDSRYKDLIGKTLNLPIMNRQIPIIADELVDPAFGTGCVKVTPAHDPNDFEMGKRHNLPFINIMNKDGTLNDNAGEFQGQDRFVARKNVISRLESENLLIKVEEYKHTVPYSDRGKVPVEPLLSTQWFVKIRPLADKTLEFLDQENSPEFVPQRWGKVYRDWLVNLRDWCISRQLWWGHQIPAWYAVSETGGEITDSTPYFVAHNEMEALEKARALGCENVQLIQDPDVLDTWFSSGLWPFSTLGWPEKTQDLDTYYPTTTLVTGFDIIFFWVARMTMMAGHFTGKMPFQTVYIHGLVRDENNKKMSKSANNGIDPLLLIDKYGTDALRYTLVKEVVGAGQDIRLEYDRKKDESVSVEASRNFANKLWNAARFVMMNLDGQTPEQLGEPQGIELSDRWILSRYHQVVKQTNNHIDNYGLGEAAKGLYEFIWGDFCDWYIELVKSRLQKDADPVSRKTAQQILALVLSGVLKLLHPFMPHITEEIWQTLTQQPIDNRQFLALQSYPEADDKLIDSELEEQFDLLIATIRNIRNLRAEADVKPGAKITANLESDSEKERAILVVGQDYIKDLAKVETLTINIPQGTKGIEEEPEVNVGTDVGTNIANNLGNIFKNSEIFSSPYWDNFRTLAIILGVLVILKVAFFVGNTLLSVPLFGALFEAVGLFYVVWFVLRHLVNWKARREFLHKYLPAPSQTPASETKSTESTEPSVSVKENSISGVVGTVQIVIPLTGVVDVEVLRAKLEKSLGKVQAEIDALTGRLNNPNFVDKAPPAVVQTARDTLAEAEKQAQILRERLADLL